Proteins encoded by one window of Microcebus murinus isolate Inina chromosome 2, M.murinus_Inina_mat1.0, whole genome shotgun sequence:
- the KCNA3 gene encoding potassium voltage-gated channel subfamily A member 3: MDEHLSLLRSPLPPSAPHRAHPPQHPANGGGAHNLVNPGYTEPAAGPELPPDMTVVPADHLPEPEAADGGGGPPQGGCGGGGGGGGGGGCDRYEPLPPALPAPGEQDCCGERVVINISGLRFETQLKTLCQFPETLLGDPKRRMRYFDPLRNEYFFDRNRPSFDAILYYYQSGGRIRRPVNVPIDIFSEEIRFYQLGEEAMEKFREDEGFLREEERPLPRRDFQRQVWLLFEYPESSGPARGIAIVSVLVILISIVIFCLETLPEFRDEKDYPASLSQDTFEAASNSTSGAPAGASSFSDPFFVVETLCIIWFSFELLVRFFACPSKATFSRNIMNLIDIVAIIPYFITLGTELAERQGNGQQAMSLAILRVIRLVRVFRIFKLSRHSKGLQILGQTLKASMRELGLLIFFLFIGVILFSSAVYFAEADDPTSGFSSIPDAFWWAVVTMTTVGYGDMHPVTIGGKIVGSLCAIAGVLTIALPVPVIVSNFNYFYHRETEGEEQAQYMHVGSCQHLSPSAEELRKARSNSTLSKSEYMVIEEGGMNHSAFPQTPFKTGNSTATCTTNNNPNSCVNIKKIFTDV; this comes from the coding sequence ATGGACGagcacctcagcctcctgcgcTCTCCGCTGCCGCCCTCCGCCCCTCACCGCGcccaccctccccagcacccagcgAACGGCGGCGGCGCCCACAACCTGGTGAACCCCGGCTACACCGAGCCCGCCGCAGGCCCCGAGCTGCCGCCCGACATGACCGTGGTGCCCGCGGACCACCTGCCGGAGCCGGAGGCGGCCGACGGCGGCGGGGGCCCGCCTcagggcggctgcggcggcggcggcggcggtggcggtggcggtggctgCGACCGCTACGAGCCGCTGCCGCCCGCGCTGCCGGCCCCCGGCGAGCAGGACTGCTGCGGGGAGCGCGTGGTCATCAACATCTCCGGGCTGCGCTTCGAGACGCAGCTCAAGACCCTCTGCCAGTTCCCGGAGACGCTGCTGGGCGACCCCAAGCGGCGCATGAGGTACTTCGACCCGCTCCGCAATGAGTACTTCTTCGACCGCAACCGGCCCAGCTTCGACGCCATCCTCTACTACTACCAGTCTGGGGGCCGCATCCGCCGGCCCGTCAACGTGCCCATCGACATCTTCTCCGAGGAGATCCGCTTCTACCAGCTGGGCGAGGAAGCTATGGAGAAGTTCCGCGAGGACGAGGGCTTCCTGCGGGAAGAGGAGCGGCCCCTGCCCCGCCGCGACTTCCAGCGCCAGGTGTGGCTGCTCTTCGAGTACCCCGAGAGCTCCGGGCCGGCCCGGGGCATCGCCATCGTGTCCGTGCTCGTCATCCTCATCTCCATCGTTATCTTCTGCCTGGAGACGCTACCCGAGTTCCGCGATGAGAAGGACTACCCAGCCTCGCTGTCGCAGGACACGTTCGAGGCAGCCAGCAACAGCACGTCGGGGGCCCCCGCGGGAGCCTCCAGCTTCTCGGATCCCTTCTTCGTGGTGGAGACCCTGTGCATCATCTGGTTCTCTTTTGAGCTGCTGGTGCGGTTCTTCGCTTGCCCCAGCAAAGCCACCTTCTCGCGAAATATCATGAACCTGATAGACATCGTGGCCATCATCCCTTATTTCATCACTCTGGGCACCGAGCTGGCTGAGCGACAGGGCAACGGACAGCAGGCCATGTCCCTGGCCATCCTGAGGGTCATCCGCCTGGTGAGAGTCTTCCGCATCTTCAAGCTCTCCCGCCACTCCAAGGGGCTGCAGATTCTCGGACAAACACTGAAAGCTTCCATGCGGGAGTTGGGGTTacttatctttttcctttttattgggGTCATCCTTTTCTCCAGCGCTGTCTACTTTGCCGAGGCAGACGACCCCACGTCAGGTTTTAGCAGTATCCCGGATGCCTTCTGGTGGGCAGTGGTAACCATGACAACAGTAGGTTATGGTGATATGCACCCAGTGACCATAGGAGGCAAGATTGTGGGATCTCTCTGTGCCATCGCTGGTGTCTTGACCATTGCATTGCCAGTTCCTGTGATTGTTTCCAACTTCAATTACTTTTACCACCGGGAGACAGAAGGGGAAGAGCAAGCCCAGTATATGCACGTGGGAAGTTGCCAGCACCTCTCTCCTTCGGCTGAGGAGCTCCGAAAAGCAAGGAGTAACTCGACTCTGAGTAAGTCGGAGTATATGGTGATCGAAGAGGGAGGTATGAACCATAGCGCTTTCCCCCAGACCCCTTTTAAAACGGGCAATTCCACTGCCACTTGCACCACGAACAATAATCCCAACTCCTGTGTCAACATCAAAAAGATATTCACCGATGTTTAA